The following coding sequences lie in one Euhalothece natronophila Z-M001 genomic window:
- a CDS encoding DUF1565 domain-containing protein has product MKLSRQPMMRNLLLISLIAIMQSSCTLLFHSSESDRESDIATSPEEDSSITDEEDDSSRSSPNSEVSESEKTSEDEEGGFSLNRDTNPSDKKNNQSESGKDGRSEATNESEKKGDLFVTVSGDDHNSGSIRQPLRTLTEAIEKATEMQEEKRDQEVVIKLDRGTYSERSGEDKDIKIPSDISIVGTGDNTIVLANLELSSNVLLQDLQVKDHKVTVGEEITEGKTVLKNLFVNDGGVEIASSNVQLSDINLKGASREDVLLIASENPRLNNIKIENRYQNPVNSSYSSLGSLIIGSEASPQITNLKIQNSLLGINNEGNSAIKNLELVGNRAGIYNEGEITLEEVTISKAEKSHYGICNQDEGTVLIETAKLDSSSITEADDCTNFSGNSYPDTIPDLAGNYESIFIENLD; this is encoded by the coding sequence ATGAAGTTATCGCGCCAACCAATGATGAGAAATTTACTTTTAATCTCCTTAATCGCAATCATGCAATCAAGTTGTACATTATTATTTCATTCTTCTGAGAGTGATAGAGAAAGTGATATTGCAACTTCTCCCGAAGAAGATTCTTCTATTACAGACGAGGAAGATGATTCTTCTAGAAGTTCGCCTAATTCTGAGGTTAGTGAAAGTGAGAAGACATCAGAAGATGAGGAAGGAGGGTTTTCTTTAAACAGAGATACAAATCCATCAGATAAAAAGAACAATCAATCGGAAAGTGGGAAAGATGGGAGATCGGAAGCTACCAATGAATCAGAAAAGAAAGGAGATTTATTTGTTACTGTCTCTGGCGATGATCACAATAGCGGTTCAATAAGACAGCCTCTGAGAACATTAACCGAAGCCATCGAAAAAGCGACAGAAATGCAAGAAGAAAAGCGCGATCAAGAAGTCGTTATTAAGTTAGATCGAGGAACTTATTCAGAAAGAAGTGGTGAAGATAAAGATATTAAAATTCCTTCCGATATTTCCATTGTTGGAACAGGTGATAATACCATTGTCTTAGCTAACTTAGAACTTTCCTCGAATGTTTTATTACAAGATTTACAAGTGAAGGATCATAAAGTTACTGTAGGAGAAGAAATAACCGAAGGAAAAACCGTCTTAAAGAATTTATTTGTTAATGATGGTGGCGTTGAAATTGCATCCTCCAATGTTCAATTATCAGATATTAACTTAAAAGGTGCAAGTCGAGAGGATGTATTACTAATAGCTTCGGAAAATCCAAGACTTAACAACATTAAAATTGAGAATCGTTATCAAAATCCTGTTAATAGTTCTTATTCTAGTTTAGGCAGTTTAATTATTGGGAGTGAGGCTTCACCTCAGATTACCAATTTAAAAATCCAGAATAGTCTATTAGGAATTAATAACGAAGGAAATAGTGCAATTAAGAATCTAGAATTAGTAGGCAATCGGGCTGGCATTTATAATGAAGGAGAAATTACCTTAGAAGAAGTGACGATTTCTAAGGCTGAGAAATCTCATTATGGAATTTGTAACCAAGACGAAGGAACAGTTCTAATTGAAACAGCTAAACTAGACAGTAGCTCGATCACTGAAGCTGATGATTGTACTAATTTCTCTGGTAATTCTTATCCCGATACGATTCCTGATCTTGCAGGAAATTATGAAAGCATTTTTATTGAAAATTTAGACTAA
- a CDS encoding BrnA antitoxin family protein: MKTEDDFSQGKRGAVDLSSSGKTRITIRLDDDILQWFRQQVHLAGGGNYQTLINEALRQHIQQTREPLEETLRRVVREELNNIAS, from the coding sequence ATGAAAACAGAAGATGATTTTAGCCAAGGCAAACGAGGAGCAGTTGACTTAAGTTCCTCAGGTAAAACTCGTATTACTATTCGCTTGGATGATGATATTTTACAATGGTTCCGTCAGCAAGTGCATTTAGCAGGGGGTGGAAATTATCAAACCCTCATTAACGAAGCACTCCGTCAGCATATTCAACAAACTCGTGAACCCTTAGAAGAAACATTACGGCGAGTGGTAAGAGAAGAACTGAATAATATAGCATCCTAG
- a CDS encoding RelA/SpoT family protein: protein MDAIAQKTTTEYNISLPRWLADCIEIANDPSVENEDAELIASAFQFAYNLHEGQYRRSGEPYIAHPVAVAGLIRDLGGGSAMIAAGFLHDIVEDTDTTCEEIEEKFGESVRHLVEGVTKLSKFNFSSKTERAAENFRRMFLAMAKDIRVIVVKLADRLHNMRTLEHLKPEKQKQIALETREIFAPLANRLGIGRFKWELEDLAFKYLEPQAFQQIRDLVTDRRADREARINELIAVLHQRFQDAGIEVEELKGRPKHLYGIYQKMHQQQKEFEEIYDLAGVRVILKTREDCYRALAVIHDAFKPIPGRFKDYIGLPKPNRYQSLHTTVIGIYGKPIEMQIRTLEMHHIAEYGIAAHWLYKESGSSDFKPTAEDEKFTWLRQLLEWQNDLKDAQEYIESIRDNLFEDDVFVFTPQGDVVALSRGATPVDFAYHIHTEVGNHIKGARVNGSWTVLDTPLKNGDIVEIITSKNSHPSLDWLNFVVTPSARNRIRQWYKRSHREENLARGRSMLEKAVGKAGFESLLKSDRMQRVAERSNYQTVEDLLAAIGYGEITTNSVASKLREESLQEEELEKAEQKPDLEEERVQSLPKTVSRSSRPTKNNQSPIAGVEGLMYHRAGCCSPIPGEPILGIVTRTKGITIHRQDCSNVEQVNSDRVIPVHWNIVNGDGKTNGNGRSPTYTVDVEVEVIDRVGVFRDILARLSDQHINVSNASVKTGKDKPALITLSIEVKDHQQMNSCFNRIKQMTDVLKLRRIDQGE, encoded by the coding sequence ATGGACGCGATCGCACAAAAAACCACCACCGAATATAACATATCTTTACCGCGATGGTTAGCTGACTGTATCGAAATCGCTAATGATCCGAGCGTAGAGAACGAAGATGCAGAATTAATTGCCAGTGCTTTTCAGTTTGCTTACAACCTACACGAAGGTCAATATCGACGTTCTGGAGAGCCTTATATTGCTCACCCTGTAGCAGTTGCTGGCTTAATTCGAGATTTAGGTGGAGGCAGTGCCATGATCGCTGCTGGGTTCCTCCATGACATTGTAGAAGATACCGACACCACTTGTGAAGAAATTGAGGAAAAATTTGGGGAATCCGTTCGCCATCTCGTAGAAGGAGTTACCAAACTTTCTAAGTTTAACTTCTCCAGTAAAACCGAACGGGCTGCCGAGAACTTTCGGCGGATGTTTCTGGCGATGGCAAAAGATATTCGCGTCATTGTGGTAAAACTTGCAGATCGTCTCCACAATATGCGAACTTTAGAACATCTAAAGCCAGAAAAACAAAAGCAAATTGCCCTAGAAACCCGAGAAATTTTTGCCCCCCTTGCCAACCGTCTTGGAATCGGTCGATTTAAGTGGGAATTAGAAGATTTAGCCTTTAAGTATCTCGAACCGCAAGCATTTCAACAAATCCGAGATTTAGTAACTGATCGACGGGCTGATCGCGAAGCCAGAATTAACGAGTTAATTGCCGTTTTACATCAACGCTTCCAAGATGCGGGAATTGAAGTAGAAGAATTAAAAGGTCGCCCCAAGCATCTATACGGCATTTACCAAAAGATGCACCAACAGCAGAAAGAATTTGAAGAAATTTATGACTTAGCTGGCGTACGAGTCATCCTCAAAACTCGGGAAGACTGTTATCGTGCTCTCGCCGTAATCCATGATGCCTTTAAACCCATTCCAGGTCGCTTTAAGGACTATATTGGACTCCCCAAACCAAATCGGTATCAATCCCTACATACCACCGTTATTGGGATTTATGGCAAGCCGATCGAAATGCAAATCCGTACTTTGGAAATGCACCATATTGCAGAATACGGGATTGCTGCCCACTGGCTATATAAAGAAAGTGGTTCTAGCGACTTTAAGCCTACCGCAGAAGATGAGAAATTTACATGGTTGCGACAGCTTTTAGAATGGCAAAACGATCTCAAAGATGCCCAAGAGTATATTGAGAGTATTCGGGATAATCTATTTGAAGATGATGTGTTTGTATTTACGCCACAAGGAGATGTGGTAGCCCTTTCCCGTGGGGCAACTCCTGTGGATTTTGCTTATCATATCCATACGGAAGTGGGGAATCATATTAAAGGGGCGCGAGTGAATGGCAGTTGGACGGTTTTAGATACGCCTCTCAAGAATGGCGATATTGTGGAGATTATTACTAGCAAAAATAGCCATCCCAGTTTAGATTGGTTAAACTTTGTGGTTACGCCTAGTGCCAGAAATCGCATTCGGCAATGGTATAAGCGTTCTCATCGAGAAGAAAATCTTGCCCGAGGACGCAGTATGTTAGAAAAAGCAGTGGGGAAAGCTGGTTTTGAATCCCTACTAAAATCAGATCGAATGCAACGAGTTGCTGAACGTTCAAACTATCAAACTGTTGAGGATTTATTGGCAGCGATTGGTTATGGGGAAATTACCACTAATTCTGTTGCAAGTAAGTTACGAGAAGAATCTTTACAAGAGGAAGAGTTAGAAAAAGCAGAACAAAAACCCGATCTAGAAGAGGAAAGGGTACAAAGCCTGCCAAAAACCGTTTCTCGTTCTTCTCGTCCCACTAAAAATAATCAATCTCCCATTGCAGGAGTTGAGGGGTTAATGTATCACCGCGCAGGTTGTTGTTCCCCTATTCCGGGTGAACCGATCCTTGGTATTGTGACTCGTACTAAAGGGATTACCATTCATCGCCAAGATTGTTCTAATGTGGAGCAAGTGAACAGCGATCGCGTTATTCCCGTTCACTGGAATATTGTTAATGGGGATGGCAAAACTAATGGTAATGGTCGCAGTCCTACTTATACTGTGGATGTAGAGGTAGAAGTCATTGATCGCGTTGGAGTATTCCGAGATATTTTAGCCCGTCTCAGTGACCAGCATATTAATGTTAGCAATGCCAGCGTGAAGACAGGGAAAGATAAGCCAGCTTTAATTACTCTCTCTATTGAAGTCAAAGATCATCAGCAGATGAATAGCTGTTTTAATCGTATTAAGCAGATGACTGATGTTTTAAAACTCCGTCGGATTGATCAGGGGGAATAG
- a CDS encoding serine/threonine protein kinase: protein MAISSDFSAHNYQILEQLGVNKEGGRLTYKALNIQSQQTVVIKQFKFVSSDSDWSAYQAVEREADFLKSLNHPQIPKYLDYFESEEGICLVQEYKSAPNLSQRQRFDFTQIKKITLSILEVLVYLQQQASPIIHRDIKPENILIDDDLNTYLVDFGLAKIYSQDSSSTVSGTIGFMPPEQFFNKPLSTASDLYSLGITLISLILRKESHQVSDFIDSQFQVDLSAIAPKVTPQFQTWLEKMVALDKEQRFPDAETALKALQPIILKKPKEIELNHCEIYLQASHREDIIEKELSLAQLIPEEVLEGKWEVAPHSSDPPHTPQKHAWIEIQPKTFSNQEEREVPCYLRVDTSKLKSNQEYERKLLLHTNAYSETYVIPLRVKTAPLAIPLSPFPSSGLGIILVSMGVISALTYSFSDILLGHFQQIRTFIFSIVSDFRYTSITDVIIFIGVLLGILFGVSFGEEEKKESKKFSLTEAFFGTVFLALCYGAIAGSVSVLAEVIWKQFIISVSLPSLYSLVSFGFFNAYVSTDATLIAATITFILKGFYNFYFSLKKAGLNSFFATLFLIASVSLGILAGIEIVTPTTVESLSFIMASISGGYLISAMLYLPLMRLQKKRQLKKQEINLIQP from the coding sequence ATGGCTATTTCCTCGGATTTTTCCGCCCATAATTATCAAATTTTAGAGCAACTCGGGGTTAACAAGGAAGGAGGACGGTTAACTTATAAAGCACTGAATATTCAATCTCAGCAAACGGTTGTTATTAAACAATTTAAGTTTGTTTCCAGTGATAGTGATTGGTCAGCTTATCAAGCGGTTGAACGAGAAGCAGATTTCCTCAAATCCCTCAATCATCCTCAAATTCCTAAATACCTAGATTATTTTGAATCAGAAGAAGGAATTTGTTTAGTCCAAGAGTATAAATCAGCCCCTAATTTATCTCAACGGCAAAGATTTGATTTTACTCAGATTAAGAAGATTACCCTCAGTATTCTTGAAGTTTTAGTTTATTTACAGCAACAAGCTTCTCCAATTATTCATCGGGATATTAAACCTGAAAATATCCTTATTGATGATGATTTAAATACTTATTTGGTCGATTTTGGGCTAGCTAAAATATATTCTCAGGATAGTTCTAGCACTGTTTCTGGGACAATTGGTTTTATGCCACCAGAACAATTTTTTAATAAACCCCTTTCCACTGCTTCTGATTTATACAGTTTAGGAATTACGCTGATTAGTTTAATTCTGAGAAAAGAATCGCATCAAGTTAGTGATTTCATAGACTCTCAGTTTCAAGTTGATCTTAGCGCGATCGCGCCGAAAGTTACTCCCCAATTTCAAACTTGGCTGGAAAAAATGGTTGCGTTAGATAAAGAACAACGCTTTCCTGATGCGGAAACTGCGTTAAAAGCTCTGCAACCAATTATTCTCAAAAAACCCAAAGAAATTGAACTTAACCATTGCGAAATTTACCTTCAAGCAAGTCACCGTGAAGACATTATTGAAAAGGAATTATCACTGGCGCAATTAATTCCAGAGGAAGTTTTAGAGGGAAAATGGGAAGTTGCACCGCACTCATCGGATCCGCCTCATACACCGCAAAAACACGCTTGGATTGAGATTCAACCAAAAACTTTTTCCAATCAAGAAGAAAGGGAAGTTCCTTGTTATCTCCGAGTCGATACGAGCAAGTTAAAGTCGAACCAAGAGTATGAACGCAAACTATTATTACACACTAATGCTTACTCAGAAACTTATGTTATTCCGCTACGAGTGAAAACCGCTCCTCTTGCCATACCATTGTCTCCTTTTCCCAGCTCTGGCTTAGGAATAATATTAGTTTCTATGGGAGTTATCAGTGCCTTAACTTATAGTTTTAGTGACATCCTACTAGGTCATTTTCAGCAAATTAGAACATTTATTTTTTCCATTGTTAGTGATTTTCGTTATACATCAATAACTGATGTTATAATTTTTATTGGTGTTTTATTAGGAATACTCTTTGGGGTGAGTTTTGGGGAAGAAGAAAAGAAGGAATCCAAGAAATTTTCACTAACAGAAGCGTTCTTTGGCACGGTTTTTCTAGCATTATGTTATGGCGCGATCGCGGGATCAGTCTCCGTTTTAGCAGAAGTCATTTGGAAACAGTTTATTATTTCCGTATCACTCCCGAGTCTCTACTCCCTAGTTAGTTTCGGATTTTTTAATGCTTATGTTAGTACCGATGCGACTTTAATAGCAGCCACAATTACTTTTATACTTAAAGGGTTTTATAACTTCTATTTTTCCTTAAAGAAAGCAGGATTAAATTCGTTTTTTGCTACTCTCTTTTTAATAGCAAGCGTTAGCTTGGGTATTTTAGCAGGAATCGAAATTGTTACCCCAACTACTGTTGAGTCATTATCTTTTATCATGGCTAGCATTAGTGGCGGATATTTAATCAGTGCGATGCTTTATTTACCGCTAATGAGACTCCAGAAAAAGAGACAACTCAAAAAGCAAGAAATAAACTTAATCCAACCCTAA
- the patD gene encoding heterocyst frequency control protein PatD: MLPLSYQQTYQTFFNLLKQLEEMLNAEADYEELKAGFSKLQQQFQQEIMALTGEDLTGEIFSQWQSSQTEIHRTMRLLQTDMMFLQTSRNPETSQQRLATVRDRVEKLIQFTASFTEKDS; the protein is encoded by the coding sequence ATGTTACCCCTCTCCTATCAACAAACCTATCAAACCTTTTTTAATCTGCTCAAACAGTTGGAGGAAATGCTCAATGCAGAGGCTGATTATGAGGAATTGAAAGCTGGATTTTCAAAACTCCAACAGCAATTTCAACAGGAGATTATGGCTTTAACAGGAGAAGACCTAACAGGAGAAATTTTTTCTCAGTGGCAATCTTCTCAAACTGAAATTCACCGCACTATGCGCTTATTGCAAACAGATATGATGTTTCTACAAACCTCACGGAATCCAGAAACGTCTCAACAACGTTTAGCAACTGTGCGCGATCGCGTGGAAAAGTTGATTCAGTTTACCGCCAGTTTTACTGAGAAAGATTCTTAA